The Maridesulfovibrio zosterae DSM 11974 genome contains a region encoding:
- a CDS encoding nickel-dependent hydrogenase large subunit: MSSCRTKTGPAVMATPFDKKYTGPVIVDPLTRIEGHLKIEVEVENGKVSNVWSSAQLFRGLEIILKGRDPRDAQHFTQRSCGVCTYVHALASTRAVDNAVGVDKHLPENARIIRNLVMASQYLHDHIVHFYHLHALDWVDVVSALQADPVKAAAIANSQSERVTKPEDLKAVQTKLKAFVDSGQLGIFTNAYFLGGHDAYYLKPEENLIATAHYLEGLHLQVKAARAMAVFGAKNPHTQFTIVGGVTCYDSLSKERIQQYKDLYNETLAFVKECYIPDLLMVASYYKDWAGIGGTHNFLSFGEFPEKETDINSRFIPQGVIMNRDLSNVMDFNPDAIKEDIKHSWYKGESSLHPYEGETDPQYTNYEDRDRYSWMKAPRYKGESMEVGPLAHVLTAFARGQKDFTPVVKSVLDTLGVGPEALFSTLGRTAARGIETLVVGNKIADWVNNLEDNIASGNTDLAVDWEMPDEAEGVGFVGAPRGGLSHWIKIKGGKIENFQLVVPSTWNLGPRCNQNKMSAVEEALMGTPIADAKRPVEILRTVHSYDPCIACGVHVIDAKTNEVHKFKIM, from the coding sequence ATGTCTTCTTGCAGGACTAAAACGGGACCAGCTGTAATGGCTACCCCTTTCGATAAAAAATATACCGGTCCGGTAATTGTCGATCCGCTTACCCGTATTGAGGGACACCTCAAAATCGAAGTTGAAGTGGAAAACGGCAAAGTAAGCAATGTCTGGAGTAGTGCACAGCTCTTCCGTGGTCTGGAAATCATCCTGAAAGGACGTGACCCCAGAGATGCTCAGCATTTTACCCAGCGTTCATGCGGTGTTTGTACTTACGTGCATGCTCTTGCTTCTACCCGCGCTGTTGATAACGCTGTAGGTGTTGATAAACATCTGCCTGAAAATGCCCGTATCATCCGTAATCTGGTGATGGCATCTCAGTATCTGCATGACCATATTGTTCATTTCTATCATCTGCATGCTCTGGACTGGGTAGATGTAGTAAGCGCATTGCAGGCTGATCCTGTTAAAGCTGCTGCAATTGCCAACAGTCAGTCAGAACGTGTTACCAAGCCTGAAGATCTTAAAGCAGTTCAGACTAAACTGAAAGCTTTTGTTGATTCCGGCCAGCTTGGTATTTTCACCAATGCATATTTCCTTGGTGGACACGATGCATACTATCTGAAGCCTGAAGAAAACCTTATTGCTACTGCTCACTACCTTGAAGGTCTTCATCTTCAGGTTAAGGCTGCACGTGCAATGGCTGTATTCGGTGCAAAGAACCCCCACACCCAGTTCACAATCGTCGGCGGCGTAACCTGCTACGATTCTTTGAGCAAAGAACGCATTCAGCAGTATAAAGATCTTTATAACGAAACACTTGCTTTCGTTAAAGAGTGTTATATTCCTGATCTGCTTATGGTTGCTTCTTATTACAAAGACTGGGCTGGAATCGGTGGAACACATAACTTCCTCAGTTTTGGTGAATTCCCTGAAAAAGAAACCGACATCAACAGTCGTTTCATCCCTCAGGGTGTTATCATGAACAGAGATCTCAGCAATGTAATGGATTTCAATCCTGATGCCATTAAAGAAGACATCAAACATAGCTGGTACAAAGGTGAATCTTCCCTGCATCCGTATGAAGGTGAAACCGATCCTCAGTACACAAATTATGAAGACCGTGACCGCTACTCATGGATGAAAGCTCCCCGCTATAAAGGTGAGTCCATGGAAGTAGGTCCGCTGGCTCATGTTCTCACCGCTTTTGCTAGAGGACAAAAAGATTTCACACCTGTTGTAAAGTCTGTTTTAGACACTCTCGGTGTTGGTCCTGAAGCTCTTTTCTCAACTTTGGGTCGTACTGCAGCTCGTGGTATTGAAACACTCGTTGTTGGTAACAAGATTGCTGACTGGGTTAACAACCTTGAAGACAACATTGCTTCCGGAAATACTGATCTCGCAGTAGATTGGGAAATGCCTGATGAAGCAGAAGGCGTTGGATTTGTTGGCGCACCTCGTGGTGGTCTGTCTCACTGGATTAAAATCAAAGGTGGCAAAATCGAGAACTTCCAGCTTGTTGTGCCTTCAACATGGAACCTCGGCCCCCGTTGTAACCAGAATAAAATGTCTGCAGTTGAAGAAGCCCTCATGGGTACTCCTATTGCTGATGCTAAACGTCCTGTTGAAATTCTGCGTACTGTCCATTCATACGATCCTTGTATCGCATGTGGTGTACACGTTATTGATGCAAAGACTAACGAAGTTCACAAATTCAAGATTATGTAA
- a CDS encoding hydrogenase small subunit — protein sequence MKFSVGLGKDGAEKRLEQNGVSRRDFMKFCATTAAVMGMGPAFAPTVAEALTQKRRPSVVYLHAAECTGCSEAVLRTVSPYIDALILDTISLDYHETIMAAAGHKAEEALHEAVHSPEGYICVVEGAVPTIEDGAWGKVAGKSMLDIVKEIVPGAKATICIGTCSSYGGVQAAAPNPSKAVSVSKALGGVTTVNLPGCPTNPFNFVGTVVHYLTKGVPELDSDGRPSLFYGESVHDNCPRLVHFEADEFAPSFASEEAKKGYCLYELGCKGPDTYNNCPKVKFNQTNWPVEAGHPCIGCSEPDFWDEMSPFYEQS from the coding sequence ATGAAATTCTCTGTGGGACTCGGAAAGGATGGAGCGGAAAAACGCCTTGAGCAGAATGGCGTATCACGCCGTGACTTCATGAAGTTCTGCGCAACAACTGCCGCTGTTATGGGTATGGGACCCGCTTTTGCGCCAACTGTAGCGGAAGCTCTCACCCAGAAGAGGCGTCCTTCTGTTGTTTATCTGCATGCAGCTGAATGTACCGGCTGCTCAGAAGCTGTTCTTCGTACTGTTTCTCCGTACATTGATGCTTTGATTCTTGACACTATTTCTCTCGACTACCATGAAACAATCATGGCAGCAGCAGGTCATAAAGCTGAGGAAGCTCTGCATGAAGCAGTTCATTCCCCTGAAGGCTATATCTGCGTTGTTGAAGGTGCTGTTCCTACAATCGAAGATGGTGCCTGGGGTAAGGTCGCCGGCAAATCAATGCTGGATATCGTAAAAGAAATCGTACCTGGTGCAAAAGCTACTATCTGTATCGGTACCTGTTCTTCTTATGGTGGTGTTCAGGCAGCAGCACCAAATCCGTCTAAAGCTGTGAGTGTTTCCAAAGCTCTTGGCGGAGTGACTACTGTTAATCTACCAGGTTGTCCTACCAACCCGTTCAACTTCGTTGGAACTGTTGTTCACTATCTGACTAAGGGGGTTCCCGAACTCGATAGTGATGGCCGTCCTTCTCTCTTTTACGGTGAATCCGTACATGACAACTGTCCGAGACTTGTACACTTTGAAGCTGATGAATTTGCACCTTCCTTTGCATCTGAAGAAGCTAAAAAAGGATATTGTCTCTACGAGCTGGGTTGTAAAGGACCAGACACCTACAATAACTGTCCTAAAGTCAAGTTTAATCAGACCAACTGGCCTGTCGAAGCTGGCCATCCCTGTATTGGCTGTAGTGAGCCGGATTTCTGGGATGAAATGAGCCCGTTCTACGAGCAAAGCTAG
- the tmk gene encoding dTMP kinase: MFITFEGIEGTGKTTQIKLIKAFLEGAGHTVDVTLEPGGSRIGKELRKILLNMDSTDLTGESELFLYLADRAQHVSQTIRPAIEAGKVIISDRFADSTIVYQGYGRGLDPKLLRELNDVAVSGCWPDLTILLDIDPEMGLKRAMTRNLQENKMQEEGRFEAESLEFHNRVREGYLTWAALNHERFFVVDAAQTPDEIFEQIKAKTVEVLKNR, encoded by the coding sequence ATGTTCATTACCTTTGAGGGGATAGAAGGAACCGGAAAGACTACTCAGATTAAGCTTATTAAGGCTTTTCTAGAAGGGGCAGGTCACACTGTTGATGTTACCCTGGAACCCGGTGGGAGTCGTATAGGTAAGGAATTACGCAAAATTTTACTTAATATGGATAGCACTGACCTTACAGGTGAAAGTGAACTCTTTCTGTATCTGGCTGATCGCGCGCAGCATGTCAGCCAGACAATCCGTCCGGCAATTGAAGCTGGAAAAGTTATTATTTCTGATCGTTTTGCAGACTCAACAATTGTGTATCAGGGCTATGGAAGAGGTCTTGATCCAAAGTTGCTGCGTGAATTAAACGATGTTGCTGTTTCCGGTTGCTGGCCTGATTTGACTATTTTGCTTGATATTGATCCGGAGATGGGACTTAAACGTGCTATGACCCGCAACTTGCAAGAGAACAAAATGCAGGAGGAAGGGCGTTTCGAGGCAGAATCTTTGGAATTTCACAACCGTGTACGTGAAGGTTATCTGACTTGGGCTGCTCTTAACCATGAACGTTTCTTTGTGGTCGACGCTGCACAGACTCCAGATGAAATTTTTGAGCAGATTAAAGCAAAAACAGTTGAGGTCCTAAAAAATAGATAA
- a CDS encoding 3'-5' exoribonuclease YhaM family protein, translated as MSQKTTYIKDFINGERVRDLFLVGDAQLRESRNGPFWNLRLQDNSGTVEAKIWSPLSQSFQTIESGMFVVAGGMVGSYRDKPQLTVEVFEILNPEHNQFDITEFLPSSPEKPEEMMQELDYLIAEHMVHLPWKKFCRKVLRDEEVYDRLLTATGAKTVHHAYVGGLLEHTLTVAKLCMSICDNYPDVDRQIVLAAAIFHDIGKAWELSGGLTNDYTDEGRLLGHIYIGVEVLEPFLQKAKDLDSKLKLHLKHLILSHHGEYEYGAPKRPKTPEAFILHFADNIDAKMNTIFAELDKLEGSGSNWTPYQRFLDRYLYKPEKSPDNPSSKCDIKKTEAQCSLPLRG; from the coding sequence GTGTCGCAAAAAACTACATATATTAAAGACTTTATAAACGGGGAAAGGGTCAGAGATCTTTTCCTCGTGGGGGATGCTCAGCTCCGTGAATCCCGTAATGGTCCGTTCTGGAATCTGCGTTTGCAGGACAATTCCGGTACGGTTGAAGCTAAAATCTGGAGCCCGTTAAGTCAATCATTTCAAACTATTGAATCAGGAATGTTTGTTGTTGCCGGAGGAATGGTTGGTTCTTACAGAGATAAACCGCAACTTACTGTTGAGGTTTTTGAAATTTTAAATCCTGAGCATAATCAGTTTGACATCACTGAATTTCTTCCCTCCAGTCCTGAAAAACCTGAAGAAATGATGCAGGAGTTGGACTATCTGATAGCAGAGCACATGGTTCATCTGCCGTGGAAGAAGTTCTGCCGTAAGGTGTTGAGAGATGAAGAAGTTTATGACAGGCTGTTGACAGCAACTGGAGCCAAGACAGTACACCATGCGTATGTAGGAGGTCTGCTTGAGCATACTTTGACTGTTGCTAAGCTATGTATGTCTATTTGTGATAACTATCCAGATGTGGATCGCCAGATTGTTCTTGCGGCTGCAATTTTTCATGATATTGGTAAGGCTTGGGAGTTGTCCGGTGGGCTTACCAATGACTATACAGATGAGGGACGGCTGTTAGGGCACATTTATATTGGAGTAGAAGTTCTTGAACCTTTTCTGCAAAAAGCAAAGGATTTGGACAGTAAACTTAAACTTCATTTAAAGCATTTGATTCTTTCTCATCATGGGGAATATGAATATGGTGCACCAAAACGGCCTAAGACTCCTGAGGCCTTTATTTTACATTTTGCAGATAATATTGATGCGAAAATGAATACCATTTTTGCAGAACTGGATAAACTGGAAGGTTCCGGTTCAAATTGGACTCCTTACCAGAGATTTTTAGACCGATATCTGTATAAGCCGGAAAAATCTCCGGATAACCCGTCAAGCAAGTGCGATATAAAAAAAACGGAGGCTCAATGTTCATTACCTTTGAGGGGATAG
- the surE gene encoding 5'/3'-nucleotidase SurE, whose translation MNILLTNDDGIQAVGLRALYHALKRSGMNVQVVAPVAEQSAVGHAVSLSSPLRVKKFEEDGFTGLGVYGTPVDCVKLGLTTLLEEKPDIVVSGINSGANVGVDILYSGTVSAATEGALMGFPALAVSYDNFNPNELTDQGDYCADLLTQIPWSSLGEKTVVNLNFPAMPVKETKGLKICRHTRVSWQDWYDVRKDPRGREYYWLDGVMPKEKISSGTDRDLLTKGHITMTPLHFDFTDREAIVTLEKSFNL comes from the coding sequence TTGAATATACTTTTAACAAATGATGACGGAATTCAAGCCGTCGGACTCAGAGCGCTTTACCATGCCCTGAAAAGGTCCGGAATGAATGTTCAAGTTGTAGCCCCGGTTGCAGAGCAATCTGCTGTGGGTCACGCTGTATCATTATCATCACCCCTTCGAGTAAAAAAATTTGAAGAGGACGGCTTCACAGGTCTAGGTGTTTACGGAACACCGGTGGACTGCGTCAAGCTCGGATTAACCACTTTGCTGGAAGAAAAACCGGATATTGTTGTCTCCGGTATCAATAGCGGAGCTAACGTCGGTGTGGACATTTTGTATTCTGGTACGGTTTCAGCTGCAACAGAAGGAGCCCTAATGGGCTTTCCCGCACTGGCTGTATCATATGATAATTTTAATCCGAATGAGCTTACAGATCAAGGCGATTACTGCGCGGATCTGCTCACCCAAATACCGTGGTCCAGCCTAGGTGAAAAAACAGTTGTTAATCTGAATTTTCCGGCAATGCCTGTAAAAGAAACCAAAGGGCTTAAAATATGCCGGCATACACGTGTCTCCTGGCAGGACTGGTATGATGTGCGCAAAGACCCGCGAGGCAGAGAGTACTACTGGCTTGACGGAGTTATGCCTAAAGAAAAAATCAGCTCAGGAACTGACAGAGATCTGCTGACCAAAGGACATATTACTATGACTCCTTTGCACTTTGATTTCACAGATCGTGAAGCAATTGTTACTCTTGAAAAGAGTTTCAACTTATAG
- the fba gene encoding class II fructose-1,6-bisphosphate aldolase, whose product MPLVSPKEMFEGAYDGGYAIGAFNVNNMEIIQGIMEAGSEENAPLILQVSAGARKYAGQGYIMKLMEAALLETDLPVVLHLDHGANFEICKEVIDGGFTSVMIDGSHLPFDENIALTQQVVAYAHDKGVWVEAELGRLAGVEEDVVSDEHIYTDPDQAVEFVERTGCDSLAIAIGTSHGAYKFKGEAKLDFDRLDKIASLIPKFPIVLHGASSVVQEYVVMANNFGADIGGAKGVPEDLLRKAASKAVCKINIDTDIRLAMTAVIRKFLVENPAAFDPRGYLGESRKAVKEMVRHKITKVLGCSNKA is encoded by the coding sequence ATGCCACTCGTTTCGCCTAAAGAAATGTTTGAAGGGGCCTATGACGGCGGTTATGCCATTGGTGCATTCAATGTAAACAATATGGAAATCATTCAGGGAATTATGGAAGCAGGTAGCGAAGAAAATGCTCCCCTGATTCTTCAGGTTTCCGCTGGTGCCCGTAAGTATGCAGGTCAGGGATACATCATGAAATTGATGGAAGCCGCTCTGCTTGAAACAGACCTGCCTGTTGTACTTCATCTCGACCATGGCGCAAACTTTGAAATTTGCAAAGAAGTTATTGACGGAGGTTTTACCTCTGTAATGATCGACGGTTCGCACCTTCCATTTGACGAGAATATCGCTCTCACACAGCAGGTTGTTGCTTACGCTCACGACAAAGGCGTCTGGGTTGAAGCAGAGCTTGGTCGTTTAGCCGGAGTCGAAGAAGATGTTGTTTCTGATGAACATATTTACACAGACCCAGATCAGGCTGTAGAATTTGTAGAACGCACAGGTTGTGACTCCCTTGCAATCGCAATAGGAACCAGCCACGGTGCATATAAATTTAAAGGTGAAGCAAAACTTGATTTTGATCGTCTGGACAAGATTGCATCTCTGATACCTAAATTCCCCATTGTTTTACATGGCGCTTCAAGCGTTGTTCAAGAATATGTTGTCATGGCTAACAATTTCGGAGCAGATATTGGAGGCGCAAAAGGTGTTCCCGAAGACCTGCTTCGTAAAGCCGCATCTAAAGCTGTCTGCAAAATCAATATTGACACAGACATTCGTCTCGCAATGACTGCCGTTATCCGTAAGTTTCTGGTTGAAAACCCTGCTGCTTTCGACCCCAGAGGCTACCTCGGAGAATCACGCAAGGCAGTAAAAGAGATGGTCCGCCATAAAATAACCAAAGTGCTGGGCTGCTCAAACAAAGCGTAA
- the gap gene encoding type I glyceraldehyde-3-phosphate dehydrogenase, which translates to MAIKVGINGFGRIGRYLVRLIHDSKDFDLVAINARASNEDLALLFKHDSVHGTFKADVKATENGFSVNGKEIKVTRCAPGEWKWAELGCTMVAETTGKFRDRDSCEKHIACGAKKVIISSPGINADATVVMGVNDGELTHKHNIISGASCTTNCLAPVAKVINDEFGLERGLMTTIHAYTMSQRVLDGSHKDIRRGRACGVNMVPTTTGAAKAVTMVIPELEGKLDGMSIRVPTPNVSLVDLTCDLGRKTTKEEVNAVLAKAANEHMGYTEMPLVSTDYIGDTHGGVVDGPLTDVMEGKMLKLIIWYDNEASFTNQLVRLMAKVATFM; encoded by the coding sequence ATGGCCATAAAAGTTGGTATTAATGGATTCGGAAGGATCGGACGCTACTTGGTTCGGTTGATTCATGACAGTAAGGACTTTGATCTTGTCGCAATCAATGCCCGTGCCTCCAATGAAGACCTTGCTCTTCTTTTCAAACACGATTCAGTTCACGGAACATTCAAAGCAGATGTAAAGGCAACTGAAAACGGCTTTTCCGTCAACGGCAAGGAAATCAAAGTTACCCGCTGTGCTCCCGGAGAATGGAAATGGGCAGAACTTGGCTGCACCATGGTTGCAGAAACAACCGGTAAATTCCGTGACCGCGACAGCTGCGAAAAGCACATCGCCTGCGGTGCTAAAAAAGTTATCATCAGCTCCCCCGGCATTAATGCTGACGCAACAGTAGTTATGGGTGTTAACGATGGGGAACTAACCCATAAGCACAACATCATTTCCGGTGCATCATGTACTACCAACTGTCTTGCACCGGTTGCCAAAGTCATCAACGATGAATTCGGCCTTGAACGCGGACTGATGACCACAATTCATGCGTACACTATGAGTCAGCGTGTTCTTGACGGCTCACACAAAGATATCCGTCGGGGCAGAGCATGCGGCGTCAACATGGTCCCCACAACAACCGGTGCGGCTAAAGCTGTCACTATGGTCATCCCTGAACTGGAGGGTAAGCTGGACGGCATGTCCATCCGTGTTCCAACACCGAATGTTTCACTGGTAGACCTTACCTGCGATCTAGGACGTAAAACAACAAAAGAAGAAGTAAATGCAGTTCTTGCCAAAGCTGCAAATGAACACATGGGCTATACGGAAATGCCGCTGGTTTCCACCGATTATATAGGTGATACACATGGCGGAGTTGTTGACGGTCCCTTGACAGATGTTATGGAAGGCAAAATGCTGAAACTGATCATCTGGTATGACAATGAAGCCAGTTTTACAAACCAGCTTGTACGCCTCATGGCTAAAGTTGCTACTTTTATGTAA
- a CDS encoding amino acid ABC transporter permease, whose protein sequence is MLQNKTSFYKKNARNKFILDSLLFAILLILFSIFLYNGTEELGYNWQWFRVPDFIFSFKDKTFIPGPLLKGLGVTLEISALSFILTFVIGLGTAVLRLSNSFVGNIIARIYLETIRNTPLLIQLFFIYFVIAPILNINGFWSAVIALSLFEGAYASEIFRSGITSIDKGQWEAAFSLGGNKSFAYINVILPQAIPRIAPPLAGQAISLVKDSALVSTVAIYDLTMQGQSIISETFMTFEIWFTVAAIYLSITLLLSWTLDNMAQKFKSRW, encoded by the coding sequence ATGCTACAGAACAAAACTTCGTTTTATAAAAAAAACGCAAGAAATAAATTTATCCTAGACAGTCTGTTATTTGCCATACTCTTAATTCTGTTCAGCATCTTTTTATATAATGGAACAGAAGAGCTAGGCTATAACTGGCAATGGTTCAGGGTTCCTGATTTCATTTTTTCTTTTAAGGACAAAACATTCATCCCCGGACCACTTTTAAAAGGGCTAGGTGTAACTCTTGAAATTTCAGCTTTAAGTTTTATACTAACCTTTGTAATCGGGCTTGGAACAGCTGTTTTACGCTTATCAAATTCTTTTGTCGGAAATATTATAGCCCGCATCTATCTGGAGACTATCCGCAACACTCCGCTGCTCATTCAGCTGTTCTTCATATATTTTGTTATCGCCCCTATACTGAATATCAACGGTTTCTGGTCAGCGGTAATTGCGCTCAGTCTATTTGAAGGAGCCTACGCATCTGAAATTTTCAGGTCAGGTATTACTTCCATTGATAAAGGGCAATGGGAGGCTGCATTCAGTCTTGGTGGAAATAAGAGTTTTGCCTATATAAACGTGATTCTTCCCCAAGCCATTCCCCGCATAGCTCCACCACTGGCAGGACAGGCAATATCACTGGTAAAAGATTCTGCCCTTGTGAGTACTGTTGCCATTTATGACCTGACCATGCAGGGGCAATCAATAATTTCTGAAACCTTTATGACTTTTGAAATATGGTTTACTGTTGCAGCCATATATCTTTCTATTACTCTGCTGCTATCTTGGACTCTGGACAATATGGCCCAAAAATTCAAGAGCAGATGGTAA
- a CDS encoding transporter substrate-binding domain-containing protein, translating to MTLWRTVNIGIAAVIMIVGLSSAVWAGDARLELSKDSTLETVLKHKTLRVGFSTFKPWAMKDKDGQFIGFEIDVAKRLASEMGVEVRFIPTKWDGIIPALLTGKFDIIIGGMGITPQRNLKVNFSDPYEFTGMAIVANKAVAPDKSSLKEFNMASTKVSVRLGTTAEKAAKNFLPKADIRKFSDEAASIQELLNGKVACLIASNPLPANLVKKYPEKLYLPLQSDFTQEPIGFAVRKGDPDFLNFLNNWIKVTNAQGWLEARFNYWFKTDDWKSLVE from the coding sequence ATGACTTTGTGGAGAACTGTAAACATAGGAATTGCTGCTGTAATTATGATAGTAGGACTCTCTTCTGCGGTCTGGGCCGGAGATGCCAGACTTGAGCTGTCTAAAGACAGCACTCTTGAAACTGTTCTGAAACATAAAACTCTGCGTGTTGGATTTTCCACCTTTAAACCCTGGGCAATGAAAGACAAGGATGGACAATTTATTGGTTTTGAAATTGACGTAGCCAAACGTCTTGCCTCAGAAATGGGTGTTGAAGTCCGCTTTATTCCCACTAAATGGGATGGAATCATCCCGGCCCTGCTGACCGGCAAATTTGATATAATCATCGGTGGAATGGGCATTACACCACAACGTAATCTGAAAGTTAATTTTTCTGATCCTTACGAGTTCACAGGAATGGCGATTGTTGCCAACAAAGCCGTTGCACCAGACAAAAGCTCGCTTAAAGAATTCAATATGGCTTCAACAAAAGTTTCGGTACGTCTTGGTACAACTGCTGAAAAAGCAGCTAAAAACTTCCTTCCTAAAGCCGATATCCGTAAATTCAGTGATGAGGCAGCTTCGATTCAAGAACTTCTTAATGGTAAGGTTGCATGCTTAATTGCTTCCAATCCGCTACCTGCCAATCTGGTTAAGAAATATCCTGAAAAACTTTATCTTCCACTTCAGTCTGATTTTACTCAGGAACCGATTGGATTTGCTGTTCGCAAAGGCGACCCGGACTTCCTGAACTTCCTGAACAACTGGATCAAAGTAACCAATGCACAGGGCTGGCTTGAAGCACGATTCAATTACTGGTTCAAAACCGATGATTGGAAATCTCTCGTAGAGTAA
- a CDS encoding amino acid ABC transporter permease: MPNNSKRITSLDVLLLAAISGGLIWFAYHIVTQLNYSWDWSAAPGYIARFDKSSQQWKAGLLLQGLIVTLRLSIWSVFSALIIGTIMGIWRTSPRPLLRMISGSYVGLIRNIPPLVLIFIFYFFLGDQIMRATGITELSYSLNDKTSPVLNVLFGSVEQLPAFLSGVITMSLFEGAYITEIIRAGIESIEEEQWEASAALGFNRRNQLIHIILPQAFSRCLPPLAGQFISTIKDSSIVSIISIQELTFAGQELMSATYKTFEIWTVVIFLYFALTFPCSIAVRALEKKMNKQKNL; this comes from the coding sequence ATGCCAAATAATTCCAAGAGGATTACCTCCCTTGATGTGCTGCTTCTGGCAGCCATCTCGGGAGGATTGATCTGGTTTGCCTATCATATTGTAACCCAGCTTAATTACAGCTGGGACTGGTCAGCTGCGCCCGGATATATTGCAAGATTCGATAAAAGCTCACAGCAGTGGAAAGCAGGTCTGTTGCTGCAGGGCTTGATTGTTACTCTGCGTCTTTCAATATGGTCTGTTTTTTCAGCACTTATAATCGGAACGATCATGGGAATATGGCGCACCAGCCCACGTCCTCTGCTAAGAATGATCTCAGGTTCATACGTTGGATTAATTAGAAATATTCCACCGCTGGTCCTGATTTTCATCTTTTATTTTTTTCTTGGTGATCAAATTATGCGGGCAACTGGTATCACTGAACTTTCATACAGCTTAAACGACAAAACTTCGCCAGTACTCAATGTCCTGTTCGGCTCAGTTGAACAACTTCCAGCCTTTTTATCAGGTGTAATTACAATGTCACTTTTCGAAGGGGCATACATTACAGAAATAATACGCGCAGGAATTGAATCTATAGAAGAGGAGCAATGGGAGGCTTCAGCAGCACTTGGATTTAACAGACGCAATCAGCTCATTCATATTATCCTTCCACAGGCTTTTTCGCGTTGTTTGCCCCCTCTTGCCGGACAATTCATTTCTACGATTAAAGATTCTTCGATTGTTTCAATTATTTCAATACAGGAACTGACATTTGCAGGACAGGAATTAATGTCAGCAACCTATAAAACTTTCGAAATATGGACAGTTGTTATTTTTTTATATTTTGCGCTGACATTCCCCTGTTCCATCGCTGTTCGGGCACTCGAGAAGAAAATGAATAAACAAAAGAATCTATGA
- a CDS encoding HD-GYP domain-containing protein, translated as MKNILKVIDTSSKISEKNKINLTIHQFAESLGNAIDAKDHYTCSHSEEVAVVSQAIGVQMGLDNECCELIHIAGHLHDIGKIGIPDSILKKTGRLTIEEYEIIKKHPEMGAQIVAPMASVSGLNIIADTILHHHERYDGNGYPHGLKGKAIPLEARIIAVADTLSAMARDRPYRTAMPFSDIIAEIANCANSQFDPIVVKEFLKIADRIESYYSCGELVSDDFMLSGIDNELQSMSI; from the coding sequence ATGAAGAATATTTTAAAAGTAATAGATACCAGTTCTAAAATATCTGAGAAGAATAAAATAAATTTAACAATACATCAGTTTGCAGAGTCCCTTGGTAATGCTATTGATGCCAAAGATCACTATACTTGTTCTCATTCAGAAGAAGTTGCTGTTGTATCGCAGGCAATTGGTGTGCAGATGGGGCTTGATAATGAATGTTGTGAGCTTATTCATATTGCAGGGCATTTACATGATATTGGTAAAATAGGTATTCCTGATTCCATTTTAAAGAAGACAGGACGTCTTACAATTGAAGAGTATGAAATAATTAAGAAGCATCCTGAGATGGGGGCACAGATTGTTGCTCCTATGGCTTCCGTTTCAGGATTAAATATTATTGCAGATACTATTTTACATCATCATGAAAGATATGATGGAAATGGATATCCTCATGGACTAAAAGGTAAAGCTATTCCTCTTGAGGCAAGAATTATTGCAGTTGCAGACACTTTATCGGCTATGGCTCGGGATCGTCCTTATCGTACGGCCATGCCATTTTCTGACATAATAGCTGAAATAGCTAATTGTGCTAATTCTCAATTTGATCCGATAGTTGTGAAAGAGTTTCTGAAAATAGCTGATCGGATAGAATCATATTATAGTTGTGGGGAATTAGTGTCTGATGATTTTATGTTGTCCGGGATCGATAACGAGCTTCAAAGTATGTCCATCTAA